A genome region from Dickeya chrysanthemi NCPPB 402 includes the following:
- the lysC gene encoding Rz1-like lysis system protein LysC (LysC is an Rz1-like component of a phage lytic system, substantially overlapping although not fully embedded in the gene for the Rz-like LysB component.), translating to MTLSGCVSAPPSPVAVLTVNGCPRLTPCRFPTANPQTNGELNVLLDETEAALAMCADQVDMVIDCQTKSSATDSTVAVPASRLARPSKEE from the coding sequence CTGACATTATCCGGCTGCGTCAGCGCCCCGCCCTCTCCGGTGGCCGTGCTTACCGTGAATGGCTGTCCCAGACTGACTCCTTGCCGGTTTCCAACCGCTAACCCGCAAACCAACGGTGAACTCAACGTCCTGTTGGACGAAACCGAAGCGGCACTAGCAATGTGTGCCGACCAGGTGGACATGGTTATCGATTGTCAGACAAAAAGCAGCGCCACTGATTCCACAGTTGCTGTGCCGGCTAGCCGACTAGCCAGGCCATCAAAAGAAGAGTGA
- the pelL gene encoding pectate lyase PelL gives MKYLNCFISTGLAAFFLVNSTSVLAADCSSDLTSGISTKRIYYVAPNGSSSNNGNSFNSPMSFTAAMAAANPGELILLKPGTYTIPYTQGKGNTITFNKSGKEGSPIYVAAANCGRAVFDFSFPDSQWVQASYGFYVTGDYWYFKGIEVTRAGYQGAYVTGSHNTFENTAFHHNRNTGLEINNGGSYNTVINSDAYRNYDPKKNGSMADGFGPKQKQGPGNRFAGCRAWENSDDGFDLFDSPQKVVIENSWAFRNGINYWSDSSFAGNGNGFKLGGNQAVGNHQITRSVAFGNVSKGFDQNNNAGGVTVINNTSYKNGINYGFGSNVKSGQKHYFRNNVSLSGSATVNNADAKSNSWDTGPVASASDFVSLDTSLATISRDNDGTLPETALFRLSTNSKLINAGTKESNISYSGSAPDLGAFERN, from the coding sequence ATGAAATATTTAAATTGTTTTATCAGTACCGGGTTGGCAGCGTTTTTCTTAGTCAATAGTACATCTGTTCTGGCTGCGGATTGCAGTTCGGATCTTACCAGCGGCATCAGCACTAAACGTATTTATTACGTTGCGCCGAATGGCAGCAGCAGCAATAATGGGAATAGTTTTAATTCTCCAATGAGTTTCACTGCGGCTATGGCAGCAGCTAACCCTGGAGAACTGATTCTGCTTAAGCCAGGAACATATACTATTCCTTATACGCAGGGTAAAGGGAATACCATAACCTTTAATAAATCGGGGAAAGAGGGCTCGCCGATTTATGTGGCGGCAGCGAATTGCGGTCGTGCAGTATTTGATTTTTCATTCCCGGACAGTCAATGGGTTCAGGCGTCATACGGTTTCTATGTGACGGGGGATTATTGGTATTTTAAAGGCATTGAAGTCACTCGTGCCGGCTATCAGGGAGCCTATGTGACGGGTAGCCATAATACCTTTGAGAATACGGCGTTTCACCATAACCGTAACACTGGTCTTGAAATCAATAACGGTGGTTCATATAACACGGTAATTAACTCCGATGCTTATCGTAATTATGATCCTAAAAAGAATGGCAGTATGGCTGATGGCTTTGGGCCGAAACAAAAACAAGGCCCAGGTAACCGCTTTGCCGGATGCCGGGCATGGGAAAACTCTGATGACGGTTTTGACTTATTTGACAGTCCACAGAAAGTCGTAATTGAGAATAGTTGGGCTTTTCGCAATGGTATCAACTATTGGAGTGATAGTTCGTTCGCAGGTAACGGCAATGGGTTTAAATTAGGGGGGAATCAAGCAGTTGGTAACCACCAGATTACACGGTCCGTTGCATTTGGCAATGTGAGTAAGGGCTTTGATCAGAATAATAATGCCGGTGGTGTGACAGTAATAAATAACACGTCATACAAGAATGGTATTAACTATGGCTTCGGCAGTAATGTGAAATCAGGTCAGAAGCACTACTTCCGTAATAACGTTTCTCTGTCCGGCTCGGCGACTGTTAATAATGCAGATGCGAAGTCTAACTCATGGGACACCGGCCCTGTGGCTTCCGCATCTGATTTTGTCAGCCTGGATACCTCACTGGCTACGATATCACGTGATAATGACGGGACATTGCCTGAAACTGCGCTGTTTCGCTTGTCGACTAATTCAAAGTTGATTAATGCCGGTACGAAGGAGAGCAATATCAGTTATTCAGGTAGTGCGCCGGATTTAGGTGCGTTTGAGCGTAATTAA
- a CDS encoding glycoside hydrolase family protein — protein sequence MLNNSPNLIAFLDMLAFSEGTATHPLTRNRGYDVIVTGIDGKPEIFTDYHDHPFANGRPGKIFNKQGQRSTAAGRYQQLYRYWPAYKTQLKLQDFGPDSQDTLAIQLIRERNALEDIRQGRIANAINRCNNIWASLPGAGYGQREHNTARLLDIYQQAGGELA from the coding sequence ATGCTCAATAATTCCCCCAACCTGATTGCGTTTCTGGACATGCTGGCTTTTTCCGAAGGCACCGCAACGCACCCTTTAACCCGTAACCGCGGTTACGACGTCATTGTGACGGGTATTGATGGTAAACCGGAGATTTTCACTGACTATCATGATCATCCGTTCGCTAATGGTCGCCCAGGTAAAATCTTCAACAAACAAGGGCAACGCTCCACCGCAGCCGGGCGCTATCAACAGCTCTATCGTTATTGGCCGGCATACAAAACACAGTTAAAACTGCAGGATTTCGGCCCCGATTCTCAAGACACACTGGCTATTCAGTTGATCAGAGAACGAAATGCACTGGAAGACATTAGGCAAGGCCGCATTGCCAACGCTATTAACCGATGCAACAACATCTGGGCCTCATTACCGGGCGCAGGTTACGGCCAACGCGAGCACAATACAGCGCGTCTGCTCGATATATATCAACAAGCAGGCGGGGAGCTGGCATGA
- the lysB gene encoding Rz-like lysis system protein LysB (The gene for this Rz-like phage lysis system protein may overlap extensively with the gene for the other spanin subunit, the Rz1-like protein in the outer membrane.) → MKSGMIIAAIIMLLIVGVGVQSWRLHATHQLAEQQAQTLSLQQTALNEKSTQLKTLTEQAERNNVEQARLRDMAADTQAALSERQKIVARLQHENETLKRWADTDLPADIIRLRQRPALSGGRAYREWLSQTDSLPVSNR, encoded by the coding sequence ATGAAAAGCGGCATGATCATCGCTGCCATCATAATGCTACTTATCGTCGGCGTCGGTGTGCAGTCCTGGCGGCTGCACGCCACCCATCAACTGGCAGAGCAGCAAGCGCAAACCCTGTCGCTACAGCAAACGGCGTTGAATGAAAAATCAACTCAACTAAAAACGCTGACTGAACAAGCTGAACGCAACAACGTTGAGCAAGCACGTCTACGCGACATGGCCGCCGATACCCAGGCAGCACTCTCCGAACGGCAAAAAATAGTAGCGAGATTACAACATGAAAATGAAACGCTTAAACGCTGGGCTGATACTGATCTGCCTGCTGACATTATCCGGCTGCGTCAGCGCCCCGCCCTCTCCGGTGGCCGTGCTTACCGTGAATGGCTGTCCCAGACTGACTCCTTGCCGGTTTCCAACCGCTAA
- a CDS encoding cytochrome b562, with amino-acid sequence MKKAIMAISLAIAVSAVTLPFTSQAAVKDEMGAMAKSYKSASGATDAATLKADLLNLKDHATKAKADPEFANSPNSKVFNEGLDKLLKQIDAAIALVDAGKLPEAKAATDELKKTRAEYHKKLGV; translated from the coding sequence ATGAAAAAAGCAATTATGGCTATCAGTCTGGCAATCGCGGTATCAGCTGTAACGCTGCCGTTCACCAGTCAGGCTGCAGTCAAAGACGAAATGGGCGCAATGGCAAAAAGCTACAAGAGTGCCTCAGGTGCTACCGATGCCGCCACGCTAAAAGCGGATCTGCTGAACCTGAAAGACCATGCTACTAAGGCTAAAGCCGACCCGGAATTCGCTAATAGCCCAAACAGTAAAGTCTTTAATGAGGGGCTGGATAAGCTGCTTAAACAAATTGATGCCGCCATCGCACTGGTTGATGCTGGAAAACTGCCGGAAGCCAAAGCCGCCACAGATGAGTTGAAAAAGACTCGTGCTGAGTATCACAAAAAACTCGGTGTGTAA
- a CDS encoding phage holin family protein: MNETDKSIVSLFIIGTLIAAGKVLAGSEPITLRLFVGRVMLGGFVSMMAGIALVQFPDLSPVAINGIGAALGIAGYQTIELLIQRRVRQLDKQAKSEKSDDAQ; encoded by the coding sequence ATGAATGAAACTGATAAAAGCATCGTCTCACTATTTATCATCGGCACACTGATTGCCGCCGGCAAAGTACTGGCGGGTAGCGAACCCATCACACTTCGACTGTTCGTCGGTCGTGTGATGCTGGGTGGGTTTGTCTCAATGATGGCCGGTATCGCACTGGTTCAATTTCCTGACCTATCGCCCGTCGCTATCAACGGTATCGGCGCCGCACTCGGCATCGCAGGTTATCAGACTATTGAACTGCTCATCCAACGTCGTGTGCGGCAACTGGATAAACAAGCCAAATCGGAGAAAAGCGACGATGCTCAATAA
- a CDS encoding DUF4041 domain-containing protein, translating into MSTGAFFLLTILVLSPIFLFLWIKEIKKRKIYKKEVDDLKIQSQEDSRRALALVQALEEKSQELSDITKRAEPLWQYQDLHDAVINYEDKIRAADSSAKDIINNAMSTAEKIMSDANHQAELTISNASAEAISITRDARDARLKAKEKLDLANEKANEIINNAHDNATSLIQSAENKAKEIAGAAYEAREFAEKFKDVAQSMKNKIHGYGDEWIIPNQSVLDELAEAYEFSDSGRELIKARQLTKSLIQSIKAADCDYVEPLRKNTAIKFVLDAFNGKVDTVLSKVKNNNYGKLAQEIKDAFNLVNYNGAAFRSARITDTFLQARLNELKWAVAVHEIMLQEKEEQRRIKEQLREEEKARREYEKAIKEAEKEEKAIKQAIEKATKEMLDASEEQRLTLEKKLQELQRKYDEAEAKNQRAISMAQQTRSGHVYVISNIGSFGEDVFKIGMTRRLEPLERIYELSDASVPFAFDVHAMIYSEDAPSLENSLHKVFKGNQLNKMNNRKEFFNVTLKEIKSAIDRMNINAHWTIFAEAKEYRESLALEREKASSSENEQDKLVVA; encoded by the coding sequence ATGAGTACAGGAGCTTTTTTTTTACTAACTATTTTAGTTTTATCACCGATTTTTCTGTTTTTATGGATAAAAGAGATTAAGAAGAGAAAAATTTACAAGAAAGAAGTTGATGACTTAAAGATACAATCCCAAGAAGATAGTCGCCGAGCCTTAGCTCTAGTTCAAGCTTTAGAAGAAAAATCCCAAGAGTTGTCAGATATAACTAAAAGAGCTGAACCTCTTTGGCAATATCAAGATCTTCATGATGCTGTTATTAATTATGAGGATAAAATAAGAGCAGCCGATAGTTCGGCAAAGGATATAATTAACAATGCTATGTCAACAGCTGAAAAGATAATGTCTGATGCTAATCATCAAGCAGAGTTGACTATTAGCAATGCATCTGCTGAAGCCATTTCAATTACTAGAGATGCAAGAGATGCTCGTTTAAAAGCAAAAGAAAAATTAGATTTAGCCAACGAAAAGGCCAATGAAATAATTAACAATGCACATGATAATGCAACATCATTAATTCAATCTGCAGAAAATAAAGCAAAGGAAATAGCTGGTGCTGCGTATGAGGCCAGAGAGTTTGCTGAGAAGTTTAAAGATGTTGCACAATCAATGAAAAATAAAATACATGGCTATGGTGATGAATGGATTATTCCAAATCAAAGTGTTTTGGATGAACTTGCCGAAGCGTATGAATTTTCAGATTCAGGGCGAGAGTTAATTAAAGCAAGACAATTAACTAAATCGTTAATTCAATCAATTAAAGCTGCTGACTGTGACTATGTTGAACCATTAAGAAAAAATACTGCAATTAAATTTGTACTTGATGCATTTAACGGAAAAGTAGATACAGTATTATCTAAGGTTAAAAATAATAACTATGGTAAACTAGCTCAAGAAATCAAAGATGCCTTTAACCTTGTAAATTATAATGGTGCTGCTTTCCGATCTGCCAGAATAACGGATACATTCCTTCAGGCAAGACTTAATGAGTTAAAATGGGCTGTAGCTGTACACGAAATCATGCTTCAAGAAAAAGAAGAGCAAAGAAGGATAAAAGAACAACTTAGAGAAGAAGAGAAAGCCAGGCGAGAATATGAGAAAGCCATAAAGGAGGCGGAGAAAGAAGAAAAAGCAATAAAGCAAGCCATTGAAAAAGCAACAAAAGAAATGCTTGATGCGAGTGAGGAACAACGTTTGACTCTTGAGAAAAAACTTCAGGAATTACAACGTAAATACGATGAGGCTGAAGCGAAAAATCAACGGGCTATTTCAATGGCTCAGCAGACAAGATCAGGGCATGTTTATGTCATTAGTAATATTGGTTCTTTTGGTGAGGATGTATTTAAAATCGGTATGACTCGTAGACTTGAACCATTAGAGCGTATTTATGAACTCAGTGATGCGAGTGTTCCATTTGCTTTCGATGTTCATGCTATGATTTATAGTGAAGATGCTCCTTCACTAGAGAATAGTTTACATAAAGTATTTAAAGGAAATCAGTTAAATAAAATGAATAATAGAAAGGAATTTTTTAATGTAACGTTAAAGGAAATAAAATCTGCGATTGATAGAATGAATATTAATGCACACTGGACTATTTTTGCAGAAGCGAAGGAATATAGAGAGTCTCTCGCGCTTGAGAGAGAAAAGGCTAGCTCTAGTGAAAATGAACAAGATAAGCTAGTAGTTGCATAA
- a CDS encoding 4'-phosphopantetheinyl transferase, with the protein MFFQENQSGDWFDTDVELYHCMFAREHYHDSLFQLYQIENAGYVSRAVVKRRAEYLAGRFCAVQALKKWGIHVRHIGRGEHGEPLWPQGMTGSISHCHNRAVALVGHAAGRIGVGIDVEDEISHEVIGNVLTQTLDEHEIDVISVNPALYQACFTLFFSLKESFFKAAYSHVGRYFGFEAMSIFKIDFTHQSMDFVLKKTLSPQLVKGKILRGYFRVLPEQQYVTIVDLTDGRPAIFTE; encoded by the coding sequence ATGTTTTTTCAGGAAAATCAGTCTGGTGATTGGTTTGATACCGACGTTGAACTTTATCATTGTATGTTTGCCAGGGAGCACTATCACGATAGCTTGTTCCAACTGTATCAGATAGAGAACGCCGGGTATGTGAGTCGTGCGGTAGTCAAAAGGCGCGCCGAGTATTTGGCTGGCCGCTTCTGTGCCGTACAGGCGTTAAAAAAATGGGGAATTCATGTGCGGCATATCGGCCGGGGCGAGCATGGCGAGCCGCTCTGGCCGCAAGGCATGACAGGCTCGATTAGTCATTGCCATAACCGAGCGGTGGCGCTGGTTGGCCATGCTGCGGGGAGAATCGGTGTCGGCATTGATGTTGAAGATGAAATCAGCCATGAGGTGATTGGCAATGTACTGACTCAAACTCTTGATGAGCATGAAATTGACGTAATTTCTGTCAATCCGGCGTTGTATCAGGCGTGCTTTACCTTATTCTTTTCCCTCAAAGAAAGTTTTTTTAAGGCGGCTTACAGCCATGTCGGCCGCTATTTTGGTTTTGAGGCAATGTCAATATTCAAGATTGATTTTACCCATCAGAGCATGGATTTTGTCTTAAAAAAGACACTGAGCCCGCAGCTTGTCAAAGGTAAAATCTTACGCGGTTATTTTAGGGTATTGCCTGAGCAGCAATATGTAACCATTGTTGATTTAACCGACGGCCGCCCCGCAATATTCACCGAATGA
- the fabD gene encoding ACP S-malonyltransferase has translation MSIQVYMFPGQGSQRRGMGEGLFRRFADLTRIADDILGYSIETLCLDDPDGNLNRTQYTQPAIYVVNALSYFMTLEETGTRPDFVLGHSLGEFNALLAAECFDFATGLKLVKRRGELMGQADGGGMAAVLGASEAQIRELLQIKRLESIDLANFNTPSQIVISGPRSDIMNAVEAFEESNIRCVPLNTSGAFHSRLMQEAMEQFEKYLQSFQFSALKIPVIANKTARPYQDETLLTCLAQQIASPVRWTESIQYLMSLGTVTFTELGQGNVVGGLVEKIKAETTEAELQAIRSHPEANDVKGGAESTNRSMHSRALAAARKVEQWNSRFRIGQKVYSSILNTEVETRTDAVLLFQHRAAIYLKGYNGYFELDELKPV, from the coding sequence ATGTCAATTCAGGTTTATATGTTCCCTGGACAAGGATCTCAACGGCGAGGAATGGGGGAGGGGTTATTTAGACGATTTGCCGATTTAACCCGTATCGCCGACGATATTCTGGGTTATTCCATTGAAACACTCTGCCTTGATGATCCCGACGGCAATCTAAATCGGACGCAATATACCCAACCCGCAATCTATGTCGTTAATGCGCTGTCTTATTTTATGACGCTGGAGGAAACCGGTACACGTCCGGATTTCGTTTTAGGTCATAGTTTAGGGGAGTTTAATGCATTACTGGCCGCCGAGTGTTTTGATTTTGCCACCGGGTTGAAGCTGGTGAAAAGACGCGGCGAACTGATGGGGCAGGCCGACGGCGGCGGTATGGCTGCGGTACTGGGAGCAAGCGAAGCACAGATACGCGAGTTATTGCAAATCAAAAGATTGGAAAGTATTGATTTGGCTAATTTTAATACGCCATCGCAAATTGTGATCTCGGGGCCTCGTAGCGATATTATGAACGCCGTAGAGGCATTTGAAGAGAGTAATATCAGATGTGTTCCTTTAAATACCAGTGGGGCTTTTCACTCCCGATTGATGCAGGAGGCAATGGAGCAATTTGAAAAATACTTGCAGAGCTTTCAATTCTCGGCGTTGAAAATCCCGGTTATCGCCAATAAAACGGCGCGACCCTATCAAGACGAGACGCTATTAACTTGCCTTGCCCAACAAATTGCCAGCCCGGTACGTTGGACCGAAAGTATTCAATATCTGATGAGTCTGGGAACGGTGACGTTTACGGAACTGGGGCAGGGTAACGTTGTCGGTGGGCTGGTCGAAAAAATAAAGGCAGAGACGACAGAAGCCGAACTACAGGCCATTCGGTCACACCCTGAGGCCAATGATGTGAAGGGGGGGGCGGAATCGACAAACCGGTCGATGCATAGCAGAGCATTAGCGGCAGCCCGGAAGGTGGAACAATGGAATAGTCGATTCCGGATCGGGCAAAAGGTTTACTCCAGTATTTTGAACACCGAGGTGGAAACCCGCACAGACGCCGTTCTGCTGTTTCAGCATCGTGCGGCGATCTATCTGAAAGGTTACAACGGTTATTTCGAACTGGATGAACTGAAGCCGGTATAA
- the fabD gene encoding ACP S-malonyltransferase: protein MKTVYTFPGQGSQYRTMGYDLFEHYPDLVEQANQVLGYDIANLCVKDPKRVLNQTQYTQPALYTVNALSYLERKARGMTPPDFLAGHSLGEYNALFAAGAFDFVTGLRLVQKRGQLMSQAPKGAMVALLEINLDDIERILADSGFQHVDIANINSRRQCIISGNYDEVLSPTLEQRFLDAGARFVQLNVSAAFHSRCMVDIEREFADFLSTFTFHPLAVPVMSNVTARAYPATGYQTLLTRQISSPVRWYESISWLLAQGYDDFTEVGPGDVLTKLHQRIVEDPMPIGETRSAPVVSSASMPIQKPGGPIAATPHPCVFMYAGQGSQYYQMGRVFYHNDEHFRQTMDSLCDKVYQLSGINLLEKLYGEGHSGEAFDDIRYTHPALFCLGYSLTQMLIARGIQPSAVVGHSLGEYIAAVVAGMLRLDDALKLVVEQARLLVQYAPEGGLVVVLAPTQTFYSNADIFSRCTLAGVNFDNNFFISGDKTAITEAKRKLSDKGILSVALPVRYGFHSNEIEAIKPEYQPLLRQTPVFTPTLPLYSSVLGRAVGELSHADAQAYLWQIIRSKVDFSALVSSTFTVMKDPFFIDVSATGSLSNFLKYSKDIECRHGYVLNQFGDGMKSLDYLLSQLNA, encoded by the coding sequence ATGAAGACAGTCTATACCTTTCCAGGGCAGGGATCGCAATATCGTACGATGGGCTATGACCTATTTGAGCACTATCCGGATCTGGTCGAACAGGCAAATCAGGTGCTGGGCTATGACATCGCCAACCTGTGTGTGAAAGATCCTAAGCGGGTGTTAAATCAGACGCAGTATACCCAACCGGCATTGTACACCGTGAATGCGCTGAGCTATTTAGAGCGTAAGGCACGTGGAATGACGCCGCCTGATTTTCTCGCCGGACACAGTCTGGGGGAATACAACGCGTTGTTTGCTGCCGGCGCTTTTGACTTTGTCACCGGGCTTCGGCTGGTGCAAAAACGTGGTCAGTTGATGAGCCAGGCCCCCAAGGGGGCTATGGTCGCATTGCTGGAGATTAATCTGGATGATATTGAGCGTATTCTGGCCGATAGCGGCTTTCAACATGTGGATATCGCCAATATTAACTCCCGGCGGCAGTGCATTATCTCGGGGAACTATGACGAAGTCTTGTCGCCAACGCTTGAGCAGCGTTTTCTGGATGCCGGAGCCCGTTTTGTCCAATTGAACGTCAGTGCGGCGTTCCATTCTCGCTGTATGGTGGATATTGAGCGGGAGTTCGCCGATTTCCTGTCTACATTCACTTTTCATCCTTTGGCTGTTCCTGTGATGTCGAATGTAACAGCCAGGGCTTATCCCGCGACGGGATATCAGACACTGTTGACCCGGCAAATTTCCAGCCCGGTTCGCTGGTATGAGTCTATCTCCTGGTTGCTGGCGCAAGGCTATGATGATTTCACGGAAGTGGGTCCTGGTGATGTATTGACGAAACTCCATCAGCGTATTGTCGAAGACCCGATGCCGATCGGTGAAACGCGTTCAGCCCCTGTCGTCTCGTCGGCCTCGATGCCGATTCAGAAGCCAGGCGGGCCGATAGCGGCAACACCGCACCCGTGCGTTTTCATGTATGCAGGCCAGGGCAGCCAGTATTACCAGATGGGGCGTGTTTTTTACCATAACGATGAGCACTTCCGGCAGACGATGGACAGCCTTTGTGACAAAGTCTATCAGCTGAGCGGTATCAATCTGCTGGAAAAACTCTACGGAGAAGGTCATTCCGGCGAGGCGTTTGATGATATTCGTTACACGCATCCGGCACTGTTTTGTCTGGGCTATAGCCTGACTCAGATGTTGATTGCCCGTGGTATCCAGCCCTCGGCGGTGGTCGGCCATAGCTTGGGTGAGTACATCGCCGCCGTTGTGGCCGGTATGCTGCGGCTGGATGATGCGCTTAAGCTGGTTGTTGAACAGGCCCGGTTGCTGGTTCAGTATGCGCCGGAGGGGGGACTGGTCGTGGTACTGGCTCCGACGCAGACGTTCTATAGCAACGCAGACATTTTTTCACGGTGTACGCTGGCTGGCGTGAATTTTGATAATAACTTCTTCATTTCCGGAGATAAAACAGCCATCACAGAAGCGAAACGGAAACTGTCTGATAAAGGCATCCTGTCTGTTGCGCTGCCGGTACGCTATGGCTTTCATTCGAATGAGATTGAAGCGATCAAACCGGAATATCAGCCACTACTGCGTCAGACACCGGTTTTTACTCCGACTCTTCCCCTTTATTCATCCGTGCTGGGGCGGGCTGTCGGTGAGTTATCACACGCTGATGCTCAGGCTTACTTATGGCAAATAATCAGAAGTAAAGTCGATTTTTCTGCTCTCGTCAGTTCAACCTTCACCGTAATGAAGGACCCCTTTTTTATTGATGTATCGGCTACGGGGAGCTTGTCCAATTTTCTGAAGTATTCGAAAGATATCGAATGTCGGCATGGCTATGTATTGAACCAGTTCGGTGACGGAATGAAATCGCTTGATTATCTGTTATCGCAATTGAATGCGTAA
- a CDS encoding cellulase family glycosylhydrolase, whose product MPIFDLDKKNTSNKKQYASRKSLYFSGICLGLSITCLSASAWASVEPLSVSGNKIYAGEKAQSFAGNSLFWSNNGWGGEKFYTADTVASLKKDWGSSIVRAAMGVQEAGGYLQDPAGNKAKVEKVVDAAIANDMYVIIDWHSHSAENNRNEAISFFQEMARKYGKNPNVIYEIYNEPLQVSWSNTIKPYAEAVISTIRAIDPDNLIIVGTPSWSQNVDEASRDPINAKNIAYTLHFYAGTHGESLRNKARQALNNGIALFVTEWGAVNADGNGGVNQAETDAWVTFMKDNNISNANWALNDKNEGASTYYPDSKNLTESGKKVKSIIQNWPYKINSTSSTTTEPSTEPTPTPTTDEPVTTDEPATTNCSNTNVYPNWVSKDWAGGQPNHNEAGQSIVYKGNLYTANWYTTSTPGSDSSWSLVGSCN is encoded by the coding sequence ATGCCTATTTTTGATCTGGACAAGAAAAACACCTCCAATAAAAAGCAATACGCTTCACGTAAAAGCCTGTATTTTTCCGGTATTTGCTTAGGATTAAGTATTACCTGTCTCTCCGCTAGTGCCTGGGCCAGCGTTGAACCACTTTCCGTCAGCGGTAATAAAATCTATGCCGGCGAAAAAGCTCAGAGCTTCGCCGGCAATAGCCTATTCTGGAGTAATAATGGCTGGGGTGGTGAAAAATTCTATACTGCCGATACGGTTGCCTCACTGAAAAAAGACTGGGGCTCCAGTATTGTTCGTGCGGCGATGGGGGTACAAGAAGCTGGTGGTTATCTCCAGGATCCGGCCGGCAACAAAGCTAAAGTTGAAAAGGTTGTGGATGCGGCTATCGCCAACGACATGTATGTGATTATTGACTGGCATTCACACTCAGCAGAAAATAACCGTAACGAAGCGATTAGCTTCTTCCAGGAAATGGCCAGGAAGTATGGCAAAAATCCTAATGTTATTTATGAAATCTATAATGAGCCACTTCAGGTTTCATGGAGTAACACAATCAAACCTTATGCAGAAGCGGTTATTTCCACTATCAGAGCGATTGATCCGGATAATCTCATTATTGTCGGCACACCCAGTTGGTCACAAAACGTAGACGAAGCCTCACGAGATCCAATCAACGCCAAGAATATTGCCTACACATTACACTTCTATGCAGGAACACATGGCGAGTCGTTACGCAATAAAGCCCGTCAGGCGCTAAATAACGGTATCGCTCTTTTTGTTACCGAGTGGGGGGCGGTCAATGCCGATGGTAATGGTGGGGTAAATCAGGCAGAAACGGATGCCTGGGTAACATTTATGAAGGATAACAACATCAGCAACGCTAACTGGGCGTTGAATGATAAAAATGAAGGGGCATCAACTTATTATCCTGACTCCAAAAACCTTACCGAGTCGGGCAAGAAAGTAAAATCGATCATTCAAAATTGGCCTTATAAAATCAACAGTACATCCAGTACCACAACTGAGCCATCAACCGAACCCACACCAACGCCTACCACAGACGAGCCGGTGACGACGGATGAGCCGGCAACAACCAACTGTTCGAATACCAATGTGTATCCGAATTGGGTCAGTAAGGACTGGGCCGGTGGGCAACCAAATCATAATGAAGCTGGCCAATCGATCGTCTACAAAGGCAATCTCTACACTGCAAACTGGTACACGACTTCTACCCCTGGCAGCGACTCCTCATGGTCGTTGGTCGGTAGCTGCAATTGA